The following proteins come from a genomic window of Sorghum bicolor cultivar BTx623 chromosome 3, Sorghum_bicolor_NCBIv3, whole genome shotgun sequence:
- the LOC8054962 gene encoding protein trichome birefringence-like 21 — protein MVLCLKLLFGPTAAIFLSVVVILSCFTNVPYLQLSYTDQLYVAPPVPKCDIFRGEWVPDPDSPQYTNETCDFIQEHQNCMLYGRPDLEFLKWRWKPDACDLPRFDPHTFLQVVGNKTVAFVGDSLARNHMQSLLCLLSKVAKPKDVSVTEKTDPNKILYYEGYNVTLYLFWSPFLVRSEEVADQPGVFRLYLDEADTKWLSVASRFDYVLLSGANWFTRQSYFYERGQLVGGMYVPLNFTSSLTNQHSHRMAFRTALRALAGDAGFRGKVILRTLSPMSHFEGGTYDAGGDCRRTRPYRANETAPMGGVELEFYTSQLEEFREAEGLDVVLMDPTAAMLMRPDGHPSRYGHWPHEKRTLYNDCIHWCLPGPIDAWNDMLLHMLSDSS, from the exons ATGGTTCTGTGCTTGAAGCTCCTCTTCGGCCCCACGGCCGCCATCTTCCTCTCGGTGGTCGTCATCCTCTCCTGCTTCACCAACGTGCCGTACCTACAGCTCAGCTACACCGACCAACTCTACGTCGCGCCGCCGGTGCCCAAGTGCGACATCTTCCGCGGCGAGTGGGTGCCGGACCCGGACTCGCCGCAGTACACCAACGAGACCTGCGACTTCATCCAGGAGCACCAGAACTGCATGCTCTACGGCCGCCCGGACCTGGAGTTCCTCAAGTGGCGCTGGAAGCCGGACGCCTGCGACCTCCCGCGGTTCGACCCGCACACGTTCCTCCAGGTCGTCGGCAACAAGACCGTCGCGTTCGTCGGCGACTCGCTGGCCAGGAACCACATGCAGTCCCTCCTCTGCCTCTTGTCCAAG GTGGCCAAGCCCAAGGACGTGTCGGTGACGGAGAAGACGGACCCGAACAAGATCCTGTACTACGAGGGCTACAACGTCACCCTGTACCTCTTCTGGTCGCCGTTCCTGGTGAGGTCGGAGGAGGTCGCCGACCAGCCCGGCGTGTTCAGGCTGTACCTCGACGAGGCCGACACCAAGTGGCTGTCCGTCGCGTCCCGGTTCGACTACGTGCTGCTCTCGGGGGCCAACTGGTTCACGCGCCAGTCCTACTTCTACGAGCGCGGGCAGCTCGTCGGCGGCATGTACGTCCCGCTCAACTTCACCAGCAGCCTCACCAACCAGCACTCGCACCGGATGGCGTTCCGGACGGCGCTCCGGGCGCTCGCCGGCGACGCCGGGTTCCGGGGCAAGGTTATCCTGAGGACGCTGTCGCCGATGTCGCACTTCGAGGGCGGGACGTACGACGCCGGCGGGGACTGCCGGCGCACGCGGCCGTACAGGGCGAACGAGACGGCGCCGATGGGAGGAGTGGAGCTGGAGTTCTACACGTCGCAGCTGGAGGAGTTCAGGGAGGCCGAGGGCCTGGACGTGGTGCTCATGGATCCCACGGCGGCGATGCTGATGCGGCCCGACGGCCACCCCAGCCGGTACGGGCACTGGCCGCACGAGAAGCGGACGCTGTACAACGACTGCATCCACTGGTGCCTGCCAGGGCCTATCGACGCATGGAACGACATGCTGCTCCACATGCTGTCAGATTCTAGTTAA